One window of Kosakonia cowanii JCM 10956 = DSM 18146 genomic DNA carries:
- the tkt gene encoding transketolase, protein MSRKELANAIRALSMDAVQKANSGHPGAPMGMADIAEVLWNDFLQHNPADPTWYNRDRFILSNGHASMLLYSLLHLSGYDLPIEELKNFRQLHSKTPGHPEIGYTPGVETTTGPLGQGLANAVGLAIAERTLAAQFNRPGHDIVDHYTYVFMGDGCLMEGISHEVCSLAGTLGLGKLIGFYDHNGISIDGETEGWFTDDTAKRFEAYNWHVISEVDGHSAEAVKKAIEEAQQVKDKPTLIICRTVIGFGSPNKAGKEESHGAALGDEEVALTRKQLGWNYGPFEIPKEIYQAWDAHDRGAKAQQSWNEKLAAWEKEFPDLAAEFKRRMSGGLPENWEQLTSEYINNLQANPAKIASRKASQNTLNSYGPVLPELLGGSADLAPSNLTIWSGSTSIKEDAAGNYIHYGVREFGMTAIANGIAHHGGFVPYTATFLMFVEYARNAARMAALMKARQIMVYTHDSIGLGEDGPTHQAVEQIASLRLTPNFSTWRPCDQVEAAVGWKLAIERHNGPTALILSRQNLAQMERTPEQVKAISKGGYILKDSDGKPDLILIATGSEMEITMKAAEQLSSEGVKVRVVSLPSTDIFDAQDEAWRESVLPSDVSARVAVEAGIADYWYKYVGLKGAIVGMTGYGESAPAEKLFPYFGFTVENIVAKAKAVLKK, encoded by the coding sequence ATGTCCCGTAAAGAGCTTGCTAACGCCATTCGCGCCCTGAGTATGGACGCGGTGCAAAAAGCCAATTCCGGCCACCCCGGTGCGCCAATGGGGATGGCGGATATCGCGGAAGTGCTGTGGAACGACTTTCTGCAACACAACCCGGCCGACCCGACCTGGTACAACCGCGACCGCTTTATTCTCTCCAACGGTCACGCCTCGATGCTGCTCTACAGCCTGCTGCACCTCAGCGGCTATGACCTGCCGATCGAAGAGTTGAAGAACTTCCGTCAGTTGCACTCCAAAACGCCGGGCCACCCGGAAATTGGCTACACGCCGGGCGTAGAAACCACCACCGGCCCGCTGGGCCAGGGGCTGGCGAACGCCGTCGGTCTGGCAATTGCCGAGCGCACGCTGGCGGCGCAGTTTAACCGTCCGGGCCATGACATTGTTGATCACTACACCTATGTCTTTATGGGCGACGGCTGTCTGATGGAGGGGATCTCCCACGAAGTCTGCTCGCTGGCGGGCACGCTGGGCTTAGGCAAACTGATTGGCTTCTACGATCACAACGGCATCTCCATTGATGGCGAAACCGAAGGCTGGTTTACCGATGACACCGCCAAACGCTTCGAAGCCTATAACTGGCATGTGATCAGCGAAGTGGATGGTCACTCTGCGGAAGCAGTGAAAAAGGCCATTGAAGAGGCGCAGCAGGTCAAAGATAAGCCGACGCTGATTATCTGCCGCACGGTGATTGGTTTTGGCTCGCCGAACAAAGCGGGCAAAGAGGAGTCCCACGGTGCGGCGCTCGGCGATGAAGAAGTGGCGCTGACCCGCAAACAGCTTGGCTGGAACTACGGTCCGTTCGAGATCCCGAAAGAGATCTATCAGGCGTGGGATGCTCACGATCGCGGTGCGAAAGCCCAGCAGTCGTGGAATGAGAAACTGGCAGCGTGGGAGAAAGAGTTCCCGGATCTGGCAGCCGAATTCAAGCGCCGCATGAGCGGTGGACTGCCGGAGAACTGGGAGCAGCTCACCTCCGAGTACATCAACAACCTGCAGGCCAACCCGGCGAAAATCGCCAGCCGTAAGGCATCACAAAACACCCTTAACAGCTATGGCCCGGTGCTGCCGGAACTGCTTGGCGGCTCGGCGGATCTGGCGCCAAGTAACCTCACCATCTGGTCAGGCTCCACCTCGATTAAAGAGGATGCCGCCGGGAACTACATTCACTACGGTGTGCGTGAGTTCGGCATGACGGCAATTGCTAACGGCATCGCCCACCACGGCGGTTTCGTGCCCTACACTGCAACCTTCCTGATGTTCGTTGAGTATGCCCGCAACGCGGCGCGTATGGCGGCGCTGATGAAAGCGCGGCAGATCATGGTCTACACCCATGACTCAATCGGCCTTGGCGAAGATGGCCCGACGCACCAGGCGGTTGAGCAGATTGCCAGCCTGCGTCTGACGCCAAACTTCAGCACCTGGCGCCCCTGTGACCAGGTGGAAGCGGCAGTTGGCTGGAAACTGGCGATTGAGCGCCATAACGGCCCGACAGCGCTGATCCTCTCACGTCAGAACCTTGCCCAGATGGAGCGAACCCCGGAGCAGGTCAAGGCGATCAGCAAAGGCGGTTATATCCTGAAAGATAGCGACGGCAAGCCGGATCTGATCCTGATTGCTACCGGCTCTGAAATGGAGATCACCATGAAGGCCGCTGAGCAACTGAGCAGCGAAGGCGTGAAGGTGCGGGTAGTTTCGCTGCCTTCCACGGATATCTTTGATGCCCAGGATGAAGCGTGGCGCGAATCGGTGCTGCCATCGGATGTCAGCGCGCGCGTCGCGGTAGAAGCCGGGATTGCCGATTACTGGTACAAGTATGTTGGTCTGAAGGGCGCGATTGTCGGCATGACCGGCTATGGCGAGTCCGCGCCGGCGGAGAAACTCTTCCCTTACTTCGGCTTTACCGTTGAGAACATCGTGGCGAAAGCCAAAGCGGTTCTTAAGAAGTAA
- the tal gene encoding transaldolase: MNYLDGLKQFTTVVADSGDIESIRHYQPEDATTNPSLLLKAAGLGHFSHLVDDALEYGKARGKTQEQQVAEASDKLAVNIGAEILKSIPGRVSTEVDARLSYDKEKSIAKARRIVELYQEQGIDKSRILIKLASTWEGIRAAEELQKEGIDCNLTLLFSFAQARACAEAGVYLISPFVGRIYDWYNDRKPMDPYVVDEDPGVKSVRNIYDYYKQHRYETIVMGASFRRVEQILALAGCDRLTISPALLQELQEHEGTVERKLVPSSQTFSRQAKMTEAEFRWEHNLDPMAVEKLSDGIRQFAVDQRKLEDLLAAKL, from the coding sequence ATGAATTATTTAGACGGCCTGAAACAGTTCACCACCGTAGTGGCGGACAGCGGCGACATCGAATCCATTCGCCATTACCAGCCGGAAGATGCCACCACCAACCCCTCCCTGCTGCTGAAGGCCGCTGGGCTGGGCCACTTTTCCCATCTGGTCGACGACGCGCTGGAGTATGGCAAAGCGCGCGGCAAAACCCAGGAGCAGCAGGTCGCGGAAGCGAGCGACAAACTGGCGGTCAATATCGGTGCGGAAATTCTGAAAAGCATTCCGGGCCGCGTCTCCACTGAAGTCGATGCGCGTCTCTCCTACGACAAAGAGAAGAGCATTGCCAAAGCACGCCGTATCGTTGAGCTTTACCAGGAGCAGGGGATCGATAAGTCACGCATTCTGATCAAACTTGCCTCCACGTGGGAAGGTATCCGCGCGGCGGAAGAGCTGCAAAAAGAGGGTATCGACTGTAACCTGACGCTGCTCTTCTCCTTTGCGCAGGCGCGTGCCTGTGCCGAAGCGGGCGTCTATCTGATTTCGCCGTTCGTCGGGCGCATCTACGACTGGTACAACGACCGCAAACCGATGGACCCGTACGTGGTGGATGAAGATCCGGGCGTCAAATCCGTACGTAATATCTATGACTACTACAAACAGCACCGGTACGAGACCATCGTGATGGGCGCCAGCTTCCGCCGCGTCGAGCAGATCCTTGCCCTCGCCGGCTGTGACCGTCTCACCATCTCGCCTGCCCTGCTGCAAGAGTTGCAGGAGCATGAAGGCACCGTCGAGCGCAAACTGGTGCCGTCGTCCCAGACCTTCTCGCGCCAGGCGAAAATGACCGAAGCGGAGTTCCGCTGGGAACATAATCTCGACCCAATGGCGGTTGAGAAACTCTCTGACGGCATCCGCCAGTTCGCCGTCGACCAGCGCAAACTCGAAGATCTGCTTGCTGCCAAACTTTAA
- the maeB gene encoding NADP-dependent oxaloacetate-decarboxylating malate dehydrogenase: protein MDDQLKQSALDFHEFPRPGKIQVSPTKPLATQRDLALAYSPGVAAPCLEIEKDPLAAYKYTARGNLVAVISNGTAVLGLGNIGALAGKPVMEGKGVLFKKFAGIDVFDIEVDEQDPDKLIDVVAALEPTFGGINLEDIKAPECFYIEAKLRERMNIPVFHDDQHGTAIISTAAILNGLRVVEKNLSDVRMVVSGAGAAAIACMNLLVALGMQKHNIVVCDSKGVIYKDREPNMAETKAAYAVEDSGKRTLAEVVAGADIFLGCSGPKVLTPEMVKEMARQPLILALANPEPEILPDLAKSVRPDAIICTGRSDYPNQVNNVLCFPFIFRGALDVGATAINEEMKLAAVHAIAELAHAEQSEVVASAYGDQDLSFGPDYLIPKPFDPRLIVKIAPAVAKAAMESGVATRPISDFDAYVDKLAEFVYKTNLFMKPIFSQARSAPKRVVLTEGEEPRVLHATQELVTLGLAKPILIGRPSVIEMRIQKLGLQIRAGADFEIVNNESDPRFKEYWTEYFNIMKRRGVTQEQAQRAVIANTTVIGAIMVHRGEADAMICGTIGEYHEHFSVVRDIFGYRDSVHAAGAMNALLLPSGNTFIADTYVNEDPSADQLAEITLLAAETVRRFGIEPRVALLSHSQYGSSNAPAAVKMRETLALVRERAPELMIDGEMHGDAALDESIRQDRMPDSPLKGTANILIMPNVEAARISYNLLRVSSAEGVTVGPVLMGVAKPVHVLTPIASVRRIVNMVALAVVEAQTAPL, encoded by the coding sequence ATGGACGACCAATTAAAACAGAGTGCCCTCGATTTTCACGAGTTTCCTCGCCCGGGTAAGATTCAGGTTTCCCCCACCAAACCGCTGGCGACCCAGCGCGACCTGGCGCTGGCGTACTCGCCCGGTGTTGCCGCTCCCTGTCTGGAAATTGAGAAAGACCCGCTGGCAGCCTACAAATACACCGCGCGCGGCAATCTGGTGGCCGTTATCTCCAACGGCACCGCCGTGCTCGGCCTTGGCAATATCGGCGCGCTCGCCGGTAAGCCGGTGATGGAGGGCAAAGGCGTTCTGTTTAAGAAATTCGCCGGTATTGATGTGTTCGATATCGAAGTTGACGAGCAGGATCCCGACAAACTGATTGACGTGGTCGCCGCGCTGGAGCCGACCTTCGGCGGCATTAACCTGGAAGATATTAAAGCGCCGGAGTGCTTCTACATTGAGGCGAAACTGCGTGAGCGCATGAACATTCCGGTGTTCCATGACGATCAGCACGGCACGGCGATCATCAGCACCGCCGCTATTCTCAATGGCCTGCGGGTAGTGGAAAAGAACCTCTCTGACGTGCGCATGGTGGTTTCCGGCGCGGGCGCGGCGGCCATCGCCTGTATGAACCTGCTGGTGGCGCTCGGGATGCAGAAACACAACATTGTGGTCTGTGACTCGAAAGGGGTGATCTACAAAGACCGCGAGCCAAACATGGCAGAGACCAAAGCCGCCTATGCGGTGGAGGACAGCGGCAAACGCACGCTGGCAGAAGTGGTGGCGGGCGCGGATATCTTCCTTGGCTGCTCGGGGCCAAAAGTGCTGACCCCGGAGATGGTGAAAGAGATGGCGCGCCAGCCGCTGATCCTTGCGCTGGCCAACCCGGAGCCGGAGATCCTGCCGGATCTGGCAAAATCGGTGCGCCCGGATGCGATTATCTGCACCGGCCGATCGGACTACCCCAACCAGGTCAACAACGTGCTCTGCTTCCCCTTTATCTTCCGTGGCGCGCTGGATGTTGGCGCAACGGCGATCAACGAAGAGATGAAGCTGGCGGCGGTTCATGCCATCGCCGAGCTGGCACACGCCGAGCAGAGCGAAGTGGTGGCCTCGGCCTATGGCGATCAGGATCTCAGCTTTGGGCCTGATTACCTGATCCCGAAACCCTTCGACCCGCGTTTGATTGTCAAAATCGCGCCGGCGGTGGCAAAGGCGGCGATGGAGTCCGGCGTGGCGACGCGGCCGATTAGCGATTTCGACGCTTATGTCGATAAGCTCGCCGAGTTTGTCTATAAAACCAACCTGTTTATGAAGCCGATCTTCTCCCAGGCCCGCAGCGCGCCGAAGCGCGTGGTGCTGACGGAAGGGGAGGAGCCGCGCGTGCTGCATGCCACCCAGGAGCTGGTGACGCTGGGGCTGGCGAAACCGATTCTCATCGGTCGCCCGAGCGTGATTGAGATGCGCATTCAGAAGCTGGGGCTGCAAATTCGCGCCGGTGCGGACTTTGAGATTGTGAATAACGAGTCCGACCCGCGCTTTAAAGAGTACTGGACGGAGTACTTCAACATCATGAAGCGCCGGGGCGTGACGCAGGAGCAGGCGCAGCGTGCGGTGATCGCTAACACCACGGTGATTGGTGCCATCATGGTGCATCGCGGTGAAGCGGATGCGATGATCTGCGGCACCATTGGCGAATACCATGAGCACTTCAGCGTGGTGCGCGACATCTTTGGTTATCGCGACAGCGTGCATGCCGCAGGCGCGATGAATGCGCTGCTGCTGCCAAGCGGCAACACCTTTATCGCCGACACCTACGTGAATGAAGATCCGAGCGCCGATCAGCTGGCAGAGATCACCCTGCTGGCGGCGGAGACGGTGCGCCGTTTCGGCATTGAACCGCGCGTGGCGCTGCTTTCGCACTCCCAGTACGGCTCATCTAACGCGCCAGCGGCGGTGAAGATGCGTGAGACCTTAGCGCTGGTACGCGAGCGGGCACCGGAGTTGATGATTGACGGCGAGATGCATGGCGATGCGGCGCTGGATGAGTCAATTCGTCAGGACAGAATGCCCGACAGCCCGCTGAAGGGGACGGCGAATATCCTGATTATGCCGAACGTCGAAGCTGCGCGAATCAGTTACAACCTGCTGCGGGTTTCCAGCGCCGAAGGGGTAACCGTCGGGCCGGTGCTGATGGGGGTGGCGAAGCCGGTGCATGTGTTGACGCCGATCGCCTCCGTGCGGCGGATCGTCAATATGGTGGCGTTAGCGGTGGTCGAGGCGCAGACCGCGCCGTTGTAA
- the nudK gene encoding GDP-mannose pyrophosphatase NudK — protein sequence MSLKIAVIKDKILSENYFVLRNITYDLTRQNGEVIRHKREVYDRGNGATILLYNREKQSVVLIRQFRIASWVNGNESGMLIEACAGLLDDDEPEVCIRKEAVEETGYQVGEVRKVFELYMSPGGVTEIVHFFVAEYSDAQRANDGGGVEDEDIEVLELPFEQALAMVASGEIRDGKAVILLQYLQTSGLMA from the coding sequence ATGTCGCTAAAAATCGCTGTGATTAAAGATAAAATCCTCTCCGAAAACTACTTTGTCCTGCGCAATATCACCTACGATTTGACGCGTCAGAACGGCGAGGTCATCCGCCATAAACGTGAAGTGTATGACCGCGGCAACGGCGCGACGATTCTGCTTTATAACCGCGAAAAACAGAGCGTGGTGCTTATCCGCCAGTTCCGTATCGCCAGTTGGGTGAATGGCAACGAGAGCGGCATGCTGATTGAAGCCTGCGCCGGTCTGCTGGACGACGACGAGCCGGAAGTGTGCATCCGCAAAGAGGCGGTTGAAGAGACCGGCTATCAGGTGGGTGAGGTGCGTAAAGTATTCGAACTCTATATGTCGCCAGGCGGCGTAACCGAAATCGTACACTTTTTTGTCGCCGAATATAGCGATGCGCAGCGCGCCAACGACGGTGGTGGCGTGGAAGATGAAGATATTGAAGTGCTGGAGCTGCCGTTTGAACAGGCGCTGGCAATGGTAGCAAGCGGCGAGATCCGCGACGGTAAGGCGGTCATTTTACTGCAGTATCTGCAAACCTCCGGACTGATGGCGTGA
- a CDS encoding DUF1176 domain-containing protein, with protein sequence MRYRSVLTLLFGLCTAPALWAAPAQKTFSDWQVTCNNQNFCVARNIGEHAGLVMSLERSAGARADAALRIDLGGIGIPAGKAPPIAGRLLLDGQPLKMANTEWKIAPWHLMTSNPQTVAALLETIQEGQTITLQSGQGRISLAGLKAALLFIDAQQKRVGSKTAWIKKGVSPPLSVPPAPALKEVVHPTAAPAPLTHQQLNDLLDYGNWRMSNTQCSLDPARRQVRVYALTNDKALLMIDCEAGAYNVVDLAWLVSRQKPFISRLVRLRLPFSPDNGNSEMELMNASFNEKSRELTTLAKGRGLADCGVASRWRFDGQNFRLVRYAQEPTCDSWHGPDSWPTLWVTR encoded by the coding sequence ATGCGTTATCGCAGCGTACTCACTCTCCTTTTCGGTCTTTGCACCGCACCCGCTCTATGGGCCGCGCCCGCACAGAAAACCTTCTCCGACTGGCAAGTTACCTGTAATAACCAGAATTTTTGCGTAGCGCGCAATATTGGCGAACACGCCGGGCTGGTGATGAGCCTTGAGCGCAGCGCCGGGGCGCGTGCCGATGCTGCGCTGCGCATCGATCTCGGCGGCATCGGTATTCCGGCGGGCAAAGCGCCGCCGATTGCCGGGCGACTGCTGCTTGATGGTCAACCGCTGAAGATGGCCAATACGGAGTGGAAGATCGCGCCGTGGCATCTGATGACCAGCAACCCGCAAACCGTTGCCGCGCTGCTGGAGACTATCCAGGAGGGGCAGACCATTACCTTGCAGAGCGGGCAGGGGCGTATTTCACTCGCCGGGCTGAAAGCCGCGCTGCTGTTTATTGACGCGCAGCAAAAGCGTGTCGGCAGTAAAACGGCGTGGATCAAAAAAGGGGTCAGCCCGCCGCTGAGCGTGCCGCCTGCGCCCGCCTTAAAAGAGGTTGTTCACCCCACTGCGGCCCCCGCGCCCTTAACCCACCAGCAACTCAACGATCTGCTTGATTACGGCAACTGGCGAATGAGCAACACCCAGTGCTCCCTCGACCCGGCGCGCCGCCAGGTACGGGTCTATGCTCTGACCAATGACAAAGCGCTGCTGATGATTGATTGCGAAGCGGGCGCTTACAACGTGGTCGATCTCGCCTGGCTTGTCTCGCGGCAAAAACCGTTTATCTCCCGCCTGGTGCGTCTGCGCCTGCCCTTCTCCCCGGATAACGGCAACAGCGAGATGGAGCTGATGAATGCCTCGTTTAATGAGAAGAGCCGCGAGCTGACAACGCTGGCGAAAGGGCGAGGCCTCGCAGACTGCGGCGTCGCCAGCCGCTGGCGTTTCGACGGGCAGAATTTCCGCCTCGTGCGTTACGCCCAGGAGCCAACCTGCGACAGCTGGCACGGCCCGGATTCATGGCCAACTTTGTGGGTCACGCGATAA
- the aegA gene encoding formate-dependent uric acid utilization protein AegA — protein sequence MNRFIMANSQHCIGCHACEVACVMAHNDEQHPLTPDVFYPRITVIKHPRHNSAVTCHHCEAAPCARSCPNGAITRVDDAVQVNQQKCIGCKSCVVACPFGTMQVLVTGADGQVKATAHKCDLCAQRAAGPACVENCPADALTLVNAETLAKMAKARRLRTASQQALPWHDLPAQNDSKMRQLRSTAARGEPETLAIAARKSGFDEIYLPFRPVQAQQEAQRCLTCGEHSICEWRCPLHNHIPQWIERVKAGDIAAAVELSHQTNCLPEITGRVCPQDRLCEGSCTLRDASGAVTIGNIERYISDQALAQGWRPDLRQVKPVDKRVAIIGAGPAGLACADVLARHGVSATVFDRHPEIGGLLTFGIPAFKLDKSLLVRRREIFSAMGIRFELNCEIGKDRPMEQLLEEFDAVFVGVGTYRSMKANLPNEEAPGVYDALPFLIANTKQLMGLKTTVDEPFIDTAGLNVVVLGGGDTAMDCVRTALRHGAAQVTCAYRRDEANMPGSKKEVKNARDEGANFEFNVQPVNIEVDEEGKVSGIRLQRTQLGEPDAKGRRRPVAIAGSEFIMPADAVIMAFGFNPHSMPWLSCLGVQVDEWGRIAASVNSPYRYQTSHPQIFAGGDAVRGADLVVTAMAEGRHAAQGMMAWLGINPPEKH from the coding sequence ATGAACCGTTTTATTATGGCGAATAGCCAGCACTGTATTGGATGTCATGCCTGCGAAGTGGCCTGCGTAATGGCGCACAACGACGAGCAGCATCCCCTTACCCCTGATGTGTTTTACCCACGTATTACCGTTATCAAACATCCCCGGCACAACAGCGCGGTGACCTGTCACCACTGCGAAGCCGCCCCCTGCGCGCGCAGCTGCCCGAACGGAGCCATCACCCGCGTCGATGATGCGGTGCAGGTTAATCAGCAGAAATGTATCGGCTGCAAATCCTGCGTTGTCGCCTGCCCGTTCGGCACGATGCAGGTGCTGGTCACGGGCGCAGACGGGCAGGTGAAAGCGACCGCCCACAAATGCGATCTCTGCGCGCAGCGCGCAGCAGGCCCGGCCTGCGTGGAGAACTGCCCGGCGGATGCGCTCACCTTAGTCAACGCAGAGACGTTGGCAAAGATGGCGAAAGCGCGGCGATTGCGCACCGCCAGCCAGCAGGCGCTGCCGTGGCACGATCTTCCGGCGCAGAACGACAGCAAAATGCGCCAGCTGCGTAGTACCGCCGCGCGCGGCGAGCCGGAGACGCTGGCGATCGCGGCGCGGAAAAGCGGCTTTGATGAGATCTACCTGCCGTTTCGACCCGTGCAGGCGCAGCAGGAGGCGCAGCGCTGCTTAACCTGCGGCGAGCACAGCATCTGCGAATGGCGCTGCCCGCTGCATAACCATATTCCCCAGTGGATTGAGCGCGTAAAAGCTGGCGATATCGCCGCGGCGGTGGAGCTTTCGCACCAGACCAACTGCCTGCCGGAGATCACCGGCCGCGTCTGCCCGCAGGATCGCCTCTGCGAAGGGTCGTGTACTCTGCGCGATGCCTCCGGCGCGGTCACCATCGGTAATATTGAGCGTTACATCTCCGATCAGGCGCTGGCGCAAGGCTGGCGGCCCGACCTGCGGCAGGTGAAGCCCGTCGATAAGCGCGTGGCGATTATCGGCGCAGGGCCTGCGGGGCTGGCGTGCGCCGACGTGCTGGCCCGCCACGGCGTCAGCGCCACCGTCTTCGATCGCCACCCGGAAATCGGCGGCCTGCTCACCTTCGGTATTCCGGCCTTCAAACTCGACAAATCCCTGCTGGTGCGGCGGCGCGAAATCTTCAGCGCGATGGGCATCCGTTTCGAGCTTAATTGTGAAATCGGCAAAGATCGCCCCATGGAGCAGCTGCTTGAAGAGTTTGACGCGGTGTTCGTCGGCGTCGGCACTTACCGCTCGATGAAAGCCAACCTGCCCAATGAGGAGGCGCCGGGCGTCTACGATGCGTTACCGTTCCTGATTGCCAATACCAAACAGCTGATGGGGCTTAAGACTACGGTGGATGAGCCGTTTATCGACACCGCCGGGCTTAACGTGGTGGTGCTGGGCGGCGGCGATACGGCGATGGACTGCGTGCGTACCGCGCTGCGTCACGGCGCAGCGCAGGTTACCTGTGCTTACCGCCGGGATGAAGCCAATATGCCCGGCTCGAAAAAAGAGGTGAAAAACGCCCGCGACGAGGGGGCGAACTTTGAGTTCAACGTCCAGCCAGTCAACATTGAAGTGGATGAAGAGGGCAAGGTGAGCGGCATTCGCTTACAGCGCACCCAGCTCGGTGAGCCGGACGCGAAAGGCCGCCGTCGTCCGGTGGCGATAGCGGGCAGCGAGTTTATTATGCCCGCCGATGCGGTGATCATGGCCTTTGGCTTCAACCCCCATTCGATGCCGTGGTTGTCGTGCCTTGGGGTGCAGGTGGATGAGTGGGGGCGCATCGCCGCAAGCGTTAACTCCCCTTACCGGTATCAGACCTCGCATCCGCAGATTTTTGCCGGTGGTGATGCGGTGCGCGGTGCCGATCTGGTGGTTACGGCAATGGCTGAGGGGCGTCATGCGGCGCAGGGAATGATGGCGTGGCTCGGGATTAACCCGCCGGAGAAACATTAA